A window from bacterium encodes these proteins:
- a CDS encoding M23 family metallopeptidase translates to MFSSFVVMLLMVGSSIALFTDFYKDESITRLNRTNQALTKQLQHMSAKVTELDSRMQVVEQNDDDLRVYAELPRLDPDVRKAGTGGALGTYVDVDLNLLPETVRSETRQVNQTLAELERRIALHFDNNKEVKEKIANDNAQLKHTPSIRPVEAGRITDKYGKRLDPFIERVKHHYGVDISAEIGTEVYAAAAGVVVAAKATYSLGQGYGRHVIIDHGYGYKTLYGHLSEVWVKEGQRIERWDVIGLVGNTGRTTGPHLHFEVHKDDSPVDPQNFFLN, encoded by the coding sequence ATGTTCTCATCATTCGTCGTGATGCTATTGATGGTCGGTTCTTCGATTGCTCTGTTCACCGACTTCTACAAGGACGAAAGCATCACCAGACTCAACCGAACCAATCAGGCCCTGACCAAGCAGCTCCAACACATGAGCGCCAAGGTCACTGAGCTTGACAGCCGCATGCAAGTTGTCGAACAAAACGACGATGACCTGCGCGTCTATGCCGAACTCCCACGCCTCGACCCCGACGTGCGCAAGGCCGGCACCGGCGGCGCGCTGGGCACCTATGTCGACGTGGATTTGAACCTGCTGCCCGAAACCGTCAGAAGTGAAACCCGGCAGGTGAATCAAACGCTCGCCGAGCTTGAACGCCGCATCGCCCTGCACTTCGACAACAACAAAGAAGTGAAGGAAAAAATCGCGAACGACAACGCCCAGCTCAAACACACTCCCTCGATTCGCCCCGTCGAAGCCGGACGCATCACCGACAAATACGGCAAACGGCTGGATCCCTTCATCGAGCGCGTGAAGCACCACTACGGAGTGGACATTTCCGCGGAGATCGGAACCGAAGTCTATGCCGCAGCCGCGGGCGTGGTGGTGGCGGCCAAGGCAACCTACAGCCTGGGCCAGGGCTATGGCCGGCATGTCATCATCGATCACGGCTATGGCTACAAAACTCTTTACGGCCACCTCTCCGAAGTCTGGGTGAAGGAAGGCCAGCGCATCGAACGCTGGGACGTCATCGGCCTGGTCGGCAACACCGGCCGCACCACCGGCCCCCATCTCCATTTCGAAGTGCACAAGGACGACTCACCGGTCGATCCTCAGAATTTCTTTCTCAATTGA